The region AGCGTGGTTTCTATTCTTAcactctacatgtactttacagACATTCACTTTGTTAACGTGGACACCGTGCCAACCGGGACCCGTAACACAaacgcatgcaaaaaaaaaaaaaaaaaaatacattatataaaaaatatcttaaagacaaaatattgaaaacagaaacaaagtcaacaATCTcctaagagagagagagaaaaaagaagagaaataaaacaCTACAACAAATTTTCGCATTTAGGGCCTCActtaaaacactcccatatcaaatacaaaaacgtttcacatacaaacaaacggcttatgaactaagacatagtaatgtgtttatacaagaaagggttaaatctaacattggaaaatacagctatcaacagctggaataaccttgatgtagagacaaaacaagctacaAGCTTGACTAGCAACAAGGTGCCTTTCTAATCCTACGTATGTTTAGAAAACTTTCTGAAGATATCAAGGtactttgaaagttcttttgaactggaggaacgcaaacaacgtctgggaatgaaatccgcagggaacaaggccgacacgaacaacgatagagaggaggaggaataaagacagacaacactgactacagatgagaataaatcctactcaaaaaaggacaaaaaaataaaaaaaataaataaatgaaatgatattgtgttcagaacaacctaagaatgtttgaccagagagacaagctttgatgtaaattttctgtgttcaaaacaggggacgggacttagataagcaatTTGCTTCTcttgtctcctttttcggcatgtacaaaaaaaaaaaaaattgtgtgaaagtgaatgtaaccatgtcgaaaataaactgaataaataaaaaataaaataaatatgtattaacaacaataaacgtggttggatgaaagtaactagtaacttttactttgagtattatttaattgagctactttttacttgtacttgagtattttatgtatgacttacttgtacttgtactttagtacaattttaatcaagtaacagtacttctacttgagtagatatatgaagttaaaaataacaacaataaaaaaaaacccataaaattacaaatcagcaaatataaaacaaaaattagaGACTTAAAAAGGAGGTAACTTACAGTTTTacataaaaactaattttaaaacagaagttTTGCCGTGAAGTGGATGGAAATCAAAGTGAGTGGGCTTGTTTAAACAGGTGGGTTTTGAGATGTTATTTGAAGATGGTCAGAGTGTCAATGTTTCGGATGCCAGGTGGGAGGGAGTTCCAGAAGTGGGGGGCAGAGCGGCTGAAGGCTCTGGACCCCATGATGGTCATGCGGGCAGGAGGGATGAGGAGGCTGAATGAGGAAGTCTTCATGTGGAGGAGTTCATTGAGATACGGAGGGGCGACAGGGTGGGCCCTGAAGGTTAGGAGGATAATTTTGTGAACAATGTGGTGTGTGATTGGGAGCCAGTGGAGTTGTTGGAAAACAGTGGTGATGTGGTGGAGGAAAAGTGTTCAGGTAATGATCCGGgctacgtacggatagccactgcctcgAATATAGGACTACTCTTTATATCTCTGGTGAGTGGGTGTAGACCTGTCTGAGCCACACTCCGGAGCAGAAGGTGGCGGTAATGATCCATTAAGCTGGATGCCAACCGCCGTAAaacatgaagaagaagaagaaccgctGAGTTAgagcagtagaagaagaaagagcGAAGGTAAATAACAAATGTCTCCGTGATTCCAACAGTGAATGTTATTAATATACAGCCTACAGACGGAGTCAGTCTACACTATAATAGCGCCTTAAAGCTTCACTGGAAAGAAAGAGAGCACATTACGGTGTCAGAAGACGGAGTTTTAGACACAGAGAGGCTGGAGCGGAATGCTAAccgagctagcagaggagctagcacCACCGAGACGCTACAGGATAGAAAAGTATAGAGAGTAGAAAAAGGGGAGGAAATGGAGCAATTTAAAGCACCGTCACCACTGTCTCTCACCACTAACCCTGCTGACAACTGGTGCAGCTGGGAGTAAAGTCTTCGGCGGTATATAGCGGCCTCAGGGGAGAAAGATGAACAAGAAAAGATTGACATTTTACTCCACATTATCGGTGAGGATGCACTGGAAGTGTTCAACACACTGACTGTTAGAGGTGAGGGTAGACAATTAGGTTCCCAATCTGTTCCAAATACAGATGGAACTGAAAAACTTGTGCTGGCTGCCTTCATGCCCAAAGTTCATCTGCACAGATTACAGCTCCAGCAGCCGTCAGTCTctgattgtgttttcagtgagatgaagaatgtggagcagctccacataaaggaggaaccagagatgCTCAGTGAAGGTCTGGAGGAAAACcagctttgtgtgcagcaggagacaaacagtgctgcttgtcctgttaaatgtgaagatgaagaggagaagcctcaggcctcccagctacactggagacaactaacagaaatgaacatgaaggaggaaccttcaacctgtagtttaaatgaattaatgaaaagaCAAACTGTGGGAATTAACAACAAAGGACCAGAAGCTGCCCAGAACCCAGATCCAATCAGTTTAGTACTACAAAGTCCTGATGGAACAGAAACAGACTCGTCTCAGACTGAAGATAGtaatgaggatgatgaagatgatgaagactgttggcagaaacctctgtcagagtctgaagctgaagctgactttgactccaccaggacaaatagaaagatgtctgaCTCAAGTAAAAAAGCTGAAATGGGATGTAAAGCTTCCAAAACATGGATTCgttcatttcaacagatttgttcAAAAACAAAGGTTCAGGTAAAAATTACATCTGAATGTGTGGGTGGTAAGAAAACATCACTCAGTGCAGCTTCAAaactgagaatccacacaggagagaaaccatttaaatgtgatgtttgttgtaaatgttttataCAAAAGTCTGATCTTAAtaaacacatgagaatccacacgggagaaaaaccatttaaatgtgatgtttgtaggaaatgttttatcAAAAAGTCTGACCTTAAgttacacatgagaatccactcaggagaaaaaccatttaaatgtgatgtttgtaggaaatgttttattcaaaagcaacacctgcagtcacacatgataattcacacaggagaaaaaccatttaaatgtgatgtttgttgtaAATGCTTTAAAGATAAGGCTGACCTTAAGCGACACAAGAGAATCCactcaggagagaaaccatttaaatgtgatgtttgttgtaaatgttttattcgaAAGGAAaacctgcagtcacacatgagaatccatactggagagaaaccattcaaatgtgatgtttgtagtaaatgttttattcgaAAGGAAAACCTtcagtcacacatgagaatccacacaggagagaaaccgttTAAATGCGATGTTTGTAGGGAATGTTTTTTCCGAAAGGAACACCTGCAGTTACACcagagaatccacacaggagagaaaccatttaaatgtgatgtttgtagtaaatgttttacccgtAATGCTAACCTGCAGTCACATGTGAGAATGCACAagggagagaaaccatttaaatgtgatgtttgttgtaAAGGTTTTAAAGATAAGGTCGACCTTAAGCAACACATGAgcatccacacaggagagaaaccatttaaatgtgatgtttgtagtaaatgttttattcgaAAGCAACAACTGCAgttacacatgagaatccacacaggagagaaaccatttaaatgtgatgtttgtagtaaatgttttacccgtAAGGCTTACCTGCAGTCACATGTGAGAATGCACACAGATGAGAAAccttttaaatgtgatgtttgtactAAATGTTTCAAAGTTAAGGTCAACCTTAAGCAACACATgaaaatccacacaggagagaaaccttttaaatgtgatatttgtagtaaatgttttgttacaaaacaacaactacagttacacatgagaattcacacaggagaaaaaccatttaaatgtgatatttgttgtaaatgttttaaagatAAGGCGAATCTTAAgcgacacatgagaatccacacaggagagaaaccctttaaatgtgatgtttgttgtaaatgttttaaagatAAGGCTGACCTTAAgcgacacatgagaatccacacaggagaaaaaacattcaaatgtgatgtttgtagtaaacgTTTCACCTGTAAGGCTAACCTGCACCCACATGTGAGAATGCACagaagagaaaccatttaaatgtgatgtttgataAGGAAATCTTTTAAACAAAAGTCAGTACTGAAGGTCACACGAGAGTCCacataaaaaaaagactttcaAATGTGATGTGTGCAGTAAATATTTTCTTCATagatgttcattgttttattgacaTTTGAAGTGCAGTTAAGAGTTTTTCAGTTCTTTCAGTAAGTTActtttttggtaaaaattgtATAGTTGGGcagtttgtttttatagttggtttattttgtgtaattgtttaccTTCTAtaactgtaaatattttgtgttaCTTATTAATATTAAAGCCATATCTGTgttaaatcaaaaaaaatctGCTCTATATGAAATCACTTACATTTCTGCagtttattaggttttttttacattgcacaaaaacattGCTTGACTTTCAATTAAATTTTCCACAGTAAATATTGGTTAGTTAATTCATTAATAACTAGTAGAGATCTTGGGATCTATTTGAAAGCAGTGAGCAAATGTAAAATGGGTCCAGTGGTCTACGCGAGTACCCAGGCTGTTTATtggtacattatttattttgcatccTAACTCAATAGATCCGAGACCGATGGTTTCCGGCTGTGCAAACATGTACTATTAAGAGAAGCAGCCGCTAAAGGCCTGTTTCTAGCTCCGTTTAACCCACAGCTATGCTGTGTGTCTGAGGCACGGTTCACATTGATCCTCTGCAGACGCTGCCTTGCTCCCTCACACAAAGTGCGCCTGCGCTCACAATTGCTGCTGCTTCCTCCACCTTCCCTCTGCACTGATCAAACTGTACgcctgtgtttttcaaccttggggccgtGTACCCACGCGTGGTGGCctggaatgtctagtaattgaaaaaaaataaataaataaacatttaaaaaatgctggttaaaaacattttcatttatttttttgtcatttttaagatattattgtttttcaaatttaaacaccatcacacattctcaaacaactgtattctatatgttCACTGCCTCAAATATAActgtagttaaaaaaacaaaaagtggcgtaaaaatgaaatcaaaaaatatttaattattaactaaaaataaaaatactatatttgtatttttttagattattattctttttctaattaaaacacaatttcaaaaaactttattcaatacgttcacttcctcaaacaaatttagttcaaaaatacagtagaaaacattgataattaaatagttaattaatagaatacataataataaaataatatttttttgtaaatttttagattaatattcattttcaaattaatacgatggagcattgtagtcagtaagaaaaaaaaaaaatcagttctccgaattaattttttttttaaatccattttccgaattaatattttttttttaaatctgttttccgaactaatttttttttcttgtggggATGATCtcgtaattttttatttatttttttaaaacacaaagactggttccgggtcagagttcatcacaatgGCGTCATCCACAGCGCTGGATATTCatccatttattgatttttactttttgagttagaatataaagatattaaggaTTTGCAGTcggcacaactttaacattagTGACGGTTAGGTAAAGAGGATACTTTAGTTCAagaggacacagtcgtcatAAAGCATACTCGGAGCTTGGActcctggttgaattcattagcAACCAACTACAATACTACGGGCAACTTCACGGTggataattatattattaatgatgcattggattttatttagtgcttttcgtagacactcaaagcactttacactgatgtgcatcattctttcactccacacacagtggtggtaagctactattgtagccacagctgccctggagcagactgacagaagtgaggctaccatagtgaaccatcggtcccactgaccaccaccaacactcactcacacactacattcatacgatgGATGTACATGGACTTGAAAATGGTTCTATTAGAGTTTTTCAGCGTTTCCTCGTCCCTACAGATGCAGACAATAGCCTTGATAGTTACTGACCCTCAAAGTAACACCACCAGTAATGTTACATAAGACTATACAgtgaatagtgaatgtgatcatgTCCCTCTGTCAGACATTGATTTGTATTAGTTTTATGTCCAGGGGGATAAAAATACTTCCTGAGTGTTTGTGGAGCAGCTCAGAGACTAAACAGATGTTCTGTGTGATCATGGTCCAGTGCAGTGGGGGTTGTGTCTTCTCCAGGATGGATGGAGTCTTCTCCAGGGTCTGTCATTCTGCCACCAGAGAGTCCAGCTCTGTGTCCACCACAGATTAGCCCTCTTTACCAGTCTGTACAAACATCAACCCCCCGACCCACCACAGCATGGAAGGTCCAGTTGACAGAATGTTATATGTCACTCACATGTACAACCCaaacaatgtttgactgtttgacctacataaagatattacattaaaaaagaggaaaaacactAAGTTTCTAATGCTTTCGTGTCTTATTTTCTCTACTTGAAGCATGttattcatacatactgtatatctgtgtggAGTCAAATGTGGTgatcaatcaattcaacaatgttggccccaaatgaactgaagcaaagcagatgagaaagtgttttatttctattaacaacaggctgagaggaaactttggtccatgtgtaacacagcagtgatggttacagcattcatcctctgcttcagtggatCAATCACATCTGAAAGCCACACATTtaagtttctttttcttttctttctagaattatcttttgataatgtttgttgttgtgaggattaggacacaatgtgacaagatgtgccagctcagatatttatactgcgttttattttatgtagactaaatttgtgaaagtgaaagcatagaatacagttatttaagtttgttttgtgtgtggtgttatgatttgtaaaataataattaaaacattttaaaaatacattttaatcagttttttttttttttcataaattattagacatttcagaggactccattttaattccaggtgaccaaAAATGGGGACACGACCCCAAGGCTAAAAAACGctgcattacattatagtgtgcaggagtaggggttacatggcctcaggttaaatgtttgaaggggtacggactgtgaaaagtttgggaaccactgcattagaacAATTGTGTAcaggaatttagtgaacaaagctGAGtgctttttaactgtaaataatatgtacagtatgtaaacactatttaaactataaatgaataattacgtGTCTGGACACAAAACGTCCTCACAATATGTGTGTAATAAACACTGGTTATAGCTGTTCACCATCATTAGCTCACATACACACTATGTAGCCCTGTGTAGCACTGATTCTAGCATGTTAAGCAGTAAGTTAGACTATGTATAACTTCTCTGGTAATTACAgacattttcacatttcatcGTCTAGTTCAGTTGAAAACGTGTGTAGAACTGAAACGGTTCCAATGCCTAAACATGCTATTCTACTGTAACACAACACGGAAACAAGCACGAAATTATggaaagtgctttgagtgtctacgaaaagcaccaaataaaatccaatgcatcattaataatataattatccACCGTGAAGTTGCCCGTAGTATTGTAGTTGGTTgctaatgaattcaaccaggagTCCAAGCTCCGAGTATGCTTTatgacgactgtgtcctctTGAACTAAAGTATCCTCTTTACCTAACCGTCActaatgttaaagttgtgccgACTGCAAATtcttaatatctttatattctaactcaaaaagtaaaaatcaataaatggatGAATATCCAGCGCTGTGGATGACGCCATAgtgatgaactctgacccggaaccagtctttgtgttttaaaaaaaaaaaaaaaattacgagATCATCCCCACacgaaaaaaaaattagttcggaaaacagattttaaaaaaagtattaattcggaaaacggatttaaaaaaaaaaattaattcggaaaacggattaaaaaaaaaaaaattaattcggaaaacggatttaaaaaaaaaaaaattaattcggaaaacggatttaaaaaaaatattattttggaaaacagatttttaaaaaaaatattacttcggaaaacggatttttgaaaaaatattatttcgaaaaacggatttaaaaaaaaatattatttcggaaaacggatttttaaaaaaatattatttcggaaaatggatttaaaaaaaaatattaattcggaaaacggattaaaaaaaaaatatatttcggaaaacagatttaaaaaaaaaattaattcggaaaacggattttttctttttactgactacaatgctccattgtattgtgtagttgttttcaaagagtaactaaaccctgagctTTTGTCTGACGTGCGTCTAGGctggaaattaaaataaaaattaaaaaaaggccttaattgtgggcggggctaagGTATTCAACAATTAAGTTGTCACAATTTGAATTATAATTCTTTTTACACTAAATATGACCAACACACATACAGTTTATTCTCCTTActgtatttgttattgtttctcAGTAATATTTGTAACATTATGTTAATTGTGACTCTTGTTGCAATTCTCTGAACTGGAATGACTGATTTATGTTTGTTCATtgcaaactttaaataaaaaataaaataaataatcattctcagccaatagcaatgtttgactgtaaaaggcaaggtaattcaatgtgctttacatgatttaaaaagtgcaaaagaaaatatttaacaattcaaaaatctataagaacattaaaatcagcagtaaaaacattaaatcaacaataataggattaaaaagtgaaagtaaagtgtgagAGCAGTAAACAGGTGTGAGAGCAGAGCTGTGGGAGACTCCAATCTGTGTTTGTGGAGAAAAGCTTGAAGACACTTCAACTGTTGTTTGTCAGCTCCAGACTCAAAGAGCGCTGAGTCACAGGGTGGCCCTTAAAGTTGGCTCTATTGTGAGTATTTAGTAACATTTACACAATCATTATTTTAGTAtcttaaaataatgaatttttttttttttaatctgagtgCATATACAAGCAACTTATGCACTTCTATGGACTAGTCAGGCTATTATTAGTTATTAAATTTGGACTTAAAACTACATTGTTTGTGTAACTGTGACAGCATGTTTTAAAGAgagaaattaaaacaatgacataaaacatgtatttgtagtgtagttgttatatttaacacataaatattgaaatcacaataaaatcatgaataaattaaatatcacaaacaaagtGTGAGATGTaaagtaactttaaaaagctggagCTAACCTGCAGGTTGTGGAggtaatgaggtttaaaccaatcacagagctgcttttaattaaatcaagtccataaaataaaatagataataaCATCTTTGTTTGAAATAATCCTTACAAGTTGATAAATGTCTAATTAATGTTATCCAAATCACAtggttcagtggttcccaaaggtaccaaaggacaagtaaaaatctgaaggcacaactattgtgcaaaatagactttataacacgtgttatcactcatatcatgtacaatatctgtaaatgtgcataattatttatgtaagccaaataaaatgtgacaaagacaactatattactcataatatatatattaactaaatatttaaaaaaatatatatgtatagagtttgcctatgtattatgaaatgagtgcatacaaagtagtacattaaaaaataattatttttgtgtagttgtatattgcaataattagggccctataaaatcagttttattattttcaaaattctgttttccacattattttttttaaattactttttttttccagaaatgattttttacataaagtattagtttttaactcctgtgagaaaacaaaataaatactaataaataaaaaaaaaacaataattaaacaaaaatgtacagtagATATAATTAAAAggtaagttgtagtgacatggattattctgactgctcctttttaattatttctataTCATATAAAGATATATGAGAACAGAATTAATGTCACCCAAGTGCAaattcctctcagggatcaatggtttactaaatctgatcaggtttattgattaagttttgatcaacttcatttaaattcacctaaattaaatgatcctgatgacatcattccagagtAGGGTTGCACAGATATCTCCCTGTGATAAATGATTCCATATGCATCTAGATACACAGGTTACCAGGGCCGTGGGAAGTGGGGGTGCTACAGCACCCCCTCATGGTGAAAGGGAGATTTTAACAAAATTTAATGATGTTTAATAGTACAACGTGAACTACTGCATATTAATTATACTTCGTACACAGACCTAGAGGAACCAATCTATTGTAATGTCCAAATCACACAAGTGTCACAATTATTTAGCACtgctaattaatcaataatcaataaccctttttattttttctagagacaattacagaaaaaatgcaagACCAtagacaatatttacaaatcttatactttataatacagtaagtgtgtgtgtgtgtgtgatataataataataataatgttattgtgctatttagagggtgaggggaggagacaataacaagttaatTATTGTCAAATATGTGGGGAAAGGAACGAGATATATATATCTCTTCCTCCAAGCttgggtcctctaccagaggcctgggagcttgagggttctgtgcagtatctttgctgttcctagaactgcacttttctggaccgagatgtctgatgtatttgctgggatctgctggagccactcctccagtttgggggtcactgccccgagtgccccaatgaccacgggcaccactgatgccttcaccctccaggttttctccaactcttctctgagcccctggtatttttctagtttctcgtgttcctttttcctgatgttgaagtcgcttggtattgctatgtcgaccacaacggctttcctctgctctttgtccaccaccacaatgtctggttggttcgccattaccattctgtccgtctttatctggaagtcccacaggatcttggctctgccattctctaccacctttggaggtgtttcccactttgaccttggggtttccagcccatactctgcacagatgttcctgtacactataccagccacttggttatggcgctccatgtaagctt is a window of Gouania willdenowi chromosome 13, fGouWil2.1, whole genome shotgun sequence DNA encoding:
- the LOC114474287 gene encoding zinc finger protein 271-like isoform X2; this encodes MEQFKAPSPLSLTTNPADNWCSWEKSFLRYIAASGEKDEQEKIDILLHTIGEDALEVFNTLTVRGEGDELTMEDVLQAFKDYYSPQRNVVFERLQYWSHQRTAGTSVNTFITELRHKSKHCEFGISENDMLRDKLMLSITDSHLEKRLLQERRLTLHRAIEICRATEQEKTLLQAIKTEHGVQEVPVDGEIKMIFPDKSLHHNTSRQLGSQSVPNTDGTEKLVLAAFMPKVHLHRLQLQQPSVSDCVFSEMKNVEQLHIKEEPEMLSEGLEENQLCVQQETNSAACPVKCEDEEEKPQASQLHWRQLTEMNMKEEPSTCSLNELMKRQTVGINNKGPEAAQNPDPISLVLQSPDGTETDSSQTEDSNEDDEDDEDCWQKPLSESEAEADFDSTRTNRKMSDSSKKAEMGCKASKTWIRSFQQICSKTKVQVKITSECVGGKKTSLSAASKLRIHTGEKPFKCDVCCKCFIQKSDLNKHMRIHTGEKPFKCDVCRKCFIKKSDLKLHMRIHSGEKPFKCDVCRKCFIQKQHLQSHMIIHTGEKPFKCDVCCKCFKDKADLKRHKRIHSGEKPFKCDVCCKCFIRKENLQSHMRIHTGEKPFKCDVCSKCFIRKENLQSHMRIHTGEKPFKCDVCRECFFRKEHLQLHQRIHTGEKPFKCDVCSKCFTRNANLQSHVRMHKGEKPFKCDVCCKGFKDKVDLKQHMSIHTGEKPFKCDVCSKCFIRKQQLQLHMRIHTGEKPFKCDVCSKCFTRKAYLQSHVRMHTDEKPFKCDVCTKCFKVKVNLKQHMKIHTGEKPFKCDICSKCFVTKQQLQLHMRIHTGEKPFKCDICCKCFKDKANLKRHMRIHTGEKPFKCDVCCKCFKDKADLKRHMRIHTGEKTFKCDVCSKRFTCKANLHPHVRMHRRETI
- the LOC114474287 gene encoding zinc finger protein 271-like isoform X1 translates to MEQFKAPSPLSLTTNPADNWCSWEKSFLRYIAASGEKDEQEKIDILLHTIGEDALEVFNTLTVRGEGDELTMEDVLQAFKDYYSPQRNVVFERLQYWSHQRTAGTSVNTFITELRHKSKHCEFGISENDMLRDKLMLSITDSHLEKRLLQERRLTLHRAIEICRATEQEKTLLQAIKTEHGVQEVPVDGEIKMIFPDKSLHHNTSRQLGSQSVPNTDGTEKLVLAAFMPKVHLHRLQLQQPSVTDCVFSEMKNVEQLLPERLHIKEEPEMLSEGLEENQLCVQQETNSAACPVKCEDEEEKPQASQLHWRQLTEMNMKEEPSTCSLNELMKRQTVGINNKGPEAAQNPDPISLVLQSPDGTETDSSQTEDSNEDDEDDEDCWQKPLSESEAEADFDSTRTNRKMSDSSKKAEMGCKASKTWIRSFQQICSKTKVQVKITSECVGGKKTSLSAASKLRIHTGEKPFKCDVCCKCFIQKSDLNKHMRIHTGEKPFKCDVCRKCFIKKSDLKLHMRIHSGEKPFKCDVCRKCFIQKQHLQSHMIIHTGEKPFKCDVCCKCFKDKADLKRHKRIHSGEKPFKCDVCCKCFIRKENLQSHMRIHTGEKPFKCDVCSKCFIRKENLQSHMRIHTGEKPFKCDVCRECFFRKEHLQLHQRIHTGEKPFKCDVCSKCFTRNANLQSHVRMHKGEKPFKCDVCCKGFKDKVDLKQHMSIHTGEKPFKCDVCSKCFIRKQQLQLHMRIHTGEKPFKCDVCSKCFTRKAYLQSHVRMHTDEKPFKCDVCTKCFKVKVNLKQHMKIHTGEKPFKCDICSKCFVTKQQLQLHMRIHTGEKPFKCDICCKCFKDKANLKRHMRIHTGEKPFKCDVCCKCFKDKADLKRHMRIHTGEKTFKCDVCSKRFTCKANLHPHVRMHRRETI